A genomic window from bacterium includes:
- a CDS encoding NAD-dependent epimerase/dehydratase family protein, whose amino-acid sequence MHNICIIGAGYIAHIHVEALQSISGVRVSGVCDTHKERAVSFARRWNIANVFGSIEEVIESKSYNFAHVLVPPNLHMKVTLPLLEAGLNVFLEKPMAVTSDECKQLIEASRQAGVKLGINHNFVYHPAFLMGKEKLKEGSLGNIHHVISYWNFPLRQLASKQFGHWMFQAPQNIVLEQATHPLSQVCDIAGQAIGVNSVPTGCQELAPGKSFYDTWQISMSCEKATAQLFCSVGQDFPAFGMIVICEDGQLNMDFLNNQCSLQKKTRWMEFFNSYLNGLGMAKDLAKQSFRNASDYLLSTVKIKPRSDSYFLSMKNSIQAFHKGGDGRQLFIDGERAASIIEICEQITKDVAVRDSLVAKRPEIFGNTPKGRYDALLIGGTGFIGRKLVGKMIEAGQRVLVVARNTRLLPAVFSDPRVKTVSGNISDKHQIKEIMAGIPVVIHLAHGGGGDTWEEIKASMVEGTANIAEACLKNGVKRLIYVGSIASLYLGDKNEVITGRTPSDPWRHKRAFYSRGKATCEELLLKLHEEKGLPVCILRPGIVIGDGGGPFHSGVGLFNQDVYCLGWNGGNNPLPFVLVDDVAEAIWLAVQAEDVSGRSYNIVGDVRLTAGEYIRELGQALGRKLHYLPQSPLKMELLEVGKWIIKVGLQRRKAPFPSYRDLKSRGMISRFDCSDIKRDLHWRPGQDRAEFIRKGIEVYRKKRSNYSATD is encoded by the coding sequence ATGCATAATATCTGTATTATTGGCGCCGGCTATATTGCGCATATCCATGTAGAAGCCTTGCAGTCCATCTCCGGGGTAAGAGTTAGTGGGGTTTGTGATACCCACAAAGAGCGAGCCGTCTCATTCGCCAGAAGATGGAATATAGCCAATGTCTTTGGCTCAATTGAGGAAGTGATCGAGAGTAAATCCTATAATTTTGCCCATGTTCTGGTGCCCCCGAACTTACATATGAAAGTGACCTTGCCGTTACTGGAAGCCGGCCTAAATGTCTTTTTGGAAAAGCCAATGGCGGTTACTTCAGATGAATGTAAACAGCTTATTGAAGCCTCTCGCCAGGCGGGCGTGAAGCTGGGGATAAACCATAATTTTGTTTATCATCCGGCCTTCCTAATGGGTAAAGAAAAGCTAAAGGAAGGCTCTCTGGGGAATATTCACCATGTCATTTCATATTGGAATTTCCCTTTGAGGCAACTGGCTTCTAAGCAGTTCGGACACTGGATGTTTCAAGCTCCTCAGAATATTGTTCTGGAGCAAGCTACGCATCCGCTTTCGCAAGTTTGTGATATAGCCGGGCAAGCCATTGGGGTGAATTCGGTGCCTACGGGCTGCCAGGAGTTGGCTCCGGGGAAATCCTTTTATGATACCTGGCAGATCTCCATGTCTTGCGAAAAAGCTACGGCTCAATTATTTTGTTCGGTTGGTCAAGATTTCCCGGCCTTTGGAATGATCGTGATATGTGAAGACGGCCAGTTAAATATGGATTTTCTCAACAACCAATGCAGCCTCCAGAAAAAAACTCGCTGGATGGAGTTCTTCAACTCTTATTTAAACGGTCTGGGAATGGCCAAAGACCTGGCTAAACAGAGTTTCAGAAATGCCAGCGACTACCTCTTGTCAACGGTAAAAATCAAGCCCCGATCCGACAGTTATTTTCTCAGTATGAAAAACAGCATCCAGGCCTTTCATAAGGGTGGTGACGGGAGACAGCTTTTTATTGATGGGGAAAGGGCTGCTTCGATCATCGAGATTTGTGAGCAGATTACTAAGGATGTAGCGGTCAGGGACAGCTTGGTGGCCAAAAGACCCGAAATCTTTGGAAATACTCCCAAGGGCCGGTATGATGCCTTGCTTATCGGGGGAACCGGTTTTATTGGCCGAAAATTAGTGGGAAAAATGATCGAAGCCGGCCAGAGGGTTTTGGTAGTAGCCAGAAACACCCGGCTGCTTCCCGCCGTATTTTCAGATCCACGGGTCAAAACGGTTTCAGGTAATATTTCAGACAAGCACCAGATAAAAGAAATTATGGCCGGAATTCCGGTAGTGATTCATCTGGCCCATGGCGGTGGGGGAGATACCTGGGAGGAAATAAAGGCTTCAATGGTAGAAGGCACGGCCAATATTGCCGAAGCCTGCCTGAAAAATGGGGTTAAGCGGCTGATTTATGTAGGCTCCATTGCCTCATTGTATCTCGGTGATAAAAATGAGGTCATCACCGGTAGAACCCCCTCTGACCCCTGGCGACATAAAAGGGCCTTTTACAGCCGGGGAAAGGCCACCTGTGAGGAATTGCTCCTCAAATTGCATGAAGAAAAGGGTCTGCCTGTTTGCATCTTAAGGCCGGGAATCGTTATTGGAGATGGGGGGGGGCCTTTTCACAGCGGCGTAGGATTATTTAATCAGGATGTATATTGTCTCGGCTGGAATGGAGGGAACAATCCGCTGCCCTTTGTCTTGGTTGACGATGTAGCCGAAGCAATATGGCTGGCCGTTCAGGCGGAAGATGTCAGCGGAAGATCCTACAATATTGTGGGCGATGTTCGCTTGACCGCCGGCGAATACATCCGGGAACTCGGCCAGGCCCTGGGCAGAAAATTGCACTACCTTCCGCAGTCGCCTCTGAAAATGGAATTGCTGGAAGTGGGGAAATGGATTATTAAAGTGGGTCTTCAACGGCGAAAAGCTCCTTTTCCCAGTTACAGGGACCTTAAGTCCAGAGGTATGATCTCCCGGTTCGACTGCTCGGATATTAAAAGGGATCTGCACTGGAGGCCGGGACAGGACAGGGCTGAGTTTATTAGGAAGGGGATTGAGGTATACCGAAAGAAGAGAAGTAATTATTCAGCCACTGATTAA
- a CDS encoding GNAT family N-acetyltransferase → MDFSLKIITDSEVDSLIERPDFLLSWSQLAKKDRKVTVIQEPPFVITWYKQYKNKYTPVLCLGYNKTGELVGLMPLAKSLDNDSIVHAGAHQAEYHGWVSDPEVDEDFPVACLIGIKRRFNPKIWKWRWLPPQTPINWFSSKSLSQEGIFVKYRRQASPLWDLRDLEKLRQVQKNKSIKSKLNRYKKKGEFYLERVCDKARTQELMPILKEQCDLRQEAIHSVRPFTNDSNKAKFYIEAQNYPEANHFTVLWSNNKPIAFHFGPCDDQGVYWGLSSYDPLEGKNSPGTLLIIELAKKMREEGFQYLDLTPGGTNIKSVLPILARCYTCQPSFFQKKLSYGPTYPKEFGALANTY, encoded by the coding sequence ATGGATTTTTCATTAAAAATTATTACGGATAGCGAGGTTGATTCCCTGATAGAAAGACCGGATTTTCTTTTATCTTGGAGTCAACTGGCTAAAAAAGATAGGAAAGTAACCGTTATTCAAGAGCCTCCATTTGTCATTACCTGGTATAAACAATATAAGAATAAATACACCCCTGTGTTATGCTTAGGCTACAATAAGACTGGCGAGCTGGTGGGACTAATGCCTCTGGCGAAGAGTTTGGATAATGATTCCATTGTGCATGCAGGCGCCCATCAGGCGGAATATCATGGCTGGGTATCTGATCCTGAAGTTGACGAAGATTTTCCTGTGGCCTGTTTAATAGGAATTAAGCGTAGATTTAATCCAAAGATATGGAAATGGAGATGGCTTCCACCCCAGACACCCATAAACTGGTTTTCTTCAAAGTCTCTATCTCAAGAAGGTATCTTTGTGAAATACAGAAGGCAAGCTTCTCCTCTTTGGGATCTAAGAGATTTAGAGAAACTTAGACAAGTGCAAAAAAATAAATCTATTAAGAGTAAGCTAAACAGATATAAAAAAAAGGGGGAGTTTTACCTGGAGAGGGTTTGTGATAAGGCCAGGACCCAGGAACTTATGCCTATATTAAAGGAGCAATGTGACCTTCGACAGGAAGCCATCCATAGCGTAAGACCGTTTACCAATGATAGCAATAAAGCTAAATTTTATATAGAAGCCCAAAACTATCCGGAGGCGAATCATTTCACGGTCTTGTGGTCAAATAATAAACCCATTGCTTTTCATTTTGGTCCCTGTGATGATCAAGGTGTTTATTGGGGACTGAGTTCATACGATCCTCTGGAAGGCAAGAACTCGCCAGGGACTCTGTTAATAATTGAATTAGCCAAAAAAATGAGGGAAGAAGGGTTTCAATATCTTGATTTAACGCCTGGGGGGACGAATATAAAGAGCGTTTTGCCAATTCTTGCCAGATGTTATACTTGCCAACCTTCTTTTTTTCAAAAAAAACTAAGCTATGGGCCGACGTATCCGAAGGAGTTCGGAGCTTTGGCAAACACTTATTAA
- a CDS encoding glycosyltransferase: MPKVSVIIPTYNYASFISQAVESVLAQTFQDLEIIVVDDGSTDNTRDVLKRFEGKIIYLYQENQGAPAARNKGIKVAQGEYIGLLDADDLWMPEKLEVQVPILDQNPEVGLIYANTYNIGALGERQPLGMANKKGLSGKIFPELLKGNFIQSPSVLIRRDCFEKVGLFDEALGSLAAQDWDMWLRITRVFKAVYVDQVLGKYRLHTENMTRDFERIKAGQLYVLNKTLSDLSVKELTHKAAFYYSYIYYQFGNAYYVRGEQDKAREDLIKSIRFFPYRWKAYLTLGKSLLGNRVMAGLRR, translated from the coding sequence ATGCCAAAAGTCAGCGTCATTATTCCCACCTACAACTATGCCTCTTTTATTAGCCAGGCGGTCGAGAGTGTTTTGGCCCAGACCTTCCAGGATCTGGAAATTATCGTGGTCGACGACGGGTCTACAGATAACACCCGGGATGTCCTGAAGAGGTTTGAGGGGAAAATAATCTACCTCTACCAGGAAAATCAGGGCGCCCCAGCCGCCAGGAACAAGGGCATTAAGGTAGCTCAGGGAGAATATATCGGCCTGTTAGACGCTGATGACCTCTGGATGCCTGAAAAACTCGAAGTTCAGGTGCCTATTCTGGATCAAAATCCAGAGGTGGGCCTGATTTACGCCAATACCTATAATATCGGGGCCTTGGGAGAGCGTCAGCCCCTGGGTATGGCCAATAAAAAGGGGCTTAGTGGAAAGATTTTTCCCGAACTCCTTAAAGGCAATTTTATTCAAAGCCCCAGTGTGCTTATCCGCCGGGACTGTTTTGAGAAGGTGGGTCTTTTTGACGAGGCCCTGGGTAGCCTGGCTGCCCAGGATTGGGATATGTGGCTCAGGATCACCAGGGTTTTTAAGGCAGTTTATGTGGACCAGGTTCTGGGTAAGTATCGGCTGCATACCGAAAATATGACGCGTGATTTTGAACGGATTAAAGCGGGTCAGTTATATGTTTTGAATAAGACCCTTTCAGATTTATCCGTGAAGGAACTGACTCATAAAGCTGCCTTTTATTACAGTTATATCTATTATCAGTTCGGGAATGCCTATTATGTAAGGGGGGAGCAAGATAAGGCCCGAGAGGATTTAATCAAGTCTATTCGATTTTTTCCCTATCGCTGGAAGGCCTATTTGACCCTGGGTAAGAGTCTGCTGGGTAACAGGGTTATGGCTGGCTTACGAAGATGA
- a CDS encoding glycosyltransferase family 4 protein — MRVSLISCWFKSVYAVYTDHLQQALSKLGCETKVISTNCDCGSLTNKVANDLYNQKCDFFLLPTLASYASAKKWKNFLRLSGKGGLYICQALRFIARSKGREIIHIQQTMHSFGSMAVFALLKLARPGRIVITVHELDEFQAEFPQFNGIYNRARSILVHFEEMKQKLIELGVNGQKIKVLRYGVKIPPLYGASREGAIFYGGHHLMSGKGTEDLFAALKILKDQGKRLTVKIHGQYPRDDQEAGEALARKYQVDDCILWLDRQIDIDRLNLEYQRSLFCVAPLYKGTGCFQSVMAMANGAPVIGTRAAGLPDYINGTGIFVDLASPPQLAKAMADLMEDEARRDQLGQRARKRAVEEFNWDEVAKKVLEVYKK; from the coding sequence ATGCGAGTTAGCTTAATTTCTTGTTGGTTTAAGAGTGTCTATGCGGTTTATACCGACCACCTGCAGCAGGCGCTGTCCAAACTTGGCTGTGAAACAAAGGTTATTTCTACCAACTGTGACTGTGGATCGTTGACTAATAAAGTGGCGAACGACCTCTATAATCAGAAATGCGATTTTTTCCTGCTGCCTACTTTAGCCTCGTATGCCTCGGCTAAAAAGTGGAAAAACTTTTTAAGGTTAAGTGGCAAGGGAGGGCTGTATATCTGTCAGGCCTTGAGATTCATAGCCAGGTCAAAAGGGAGAGAGATTATCCATATTCAACAGACGATGCACTCCTTTGGATCAATGGCTGTCTTTGCCCTCTTGAAGTTAGCCCGGCCAGGGAGGATTGTGATTACTGTCCACGAACTGGATGAATTTCAAGCCGAATTCCCACAGTTCAACGGGATTTATAACCGGGCCAGGTCAATCCTGGTTCACTTTGAAGAGATGAAACAAAAACTGATAGAATTAGGAGTTAATGGCCAGAAGATAAAGGTGCTCCGATATGGGGTGAAGATACCCCCTCTCTACGGGGCTTCTCGAGAGGGCGCTATCTTCTACGGAGGGCATCACCTAATGAGCGGTAAAGGCACCGAAGACCTTTTTGCGGCCTTGAAGATACTCAAAGACCAGGGGAAGAGATTAACAGTCAAGATCCACGGTCAATATCCCCGGGATGATCAGGAAGCAGGCGAGGCATTGGCCAGAAAATATCAGGTAGATGACTGTATCTTGTGGTTAGACAGGCAGATCGATATAGACCGGCTGAACTTAGAATATCAAAGGAGTTTATTTTGTGTAGCCCCTCTTTATAAAGGTACTGGTTGTTTCCAGTCGGTCATGGCTATGGCCAACGGCGCGCCGGTGATTGGCACCCGGGCGGCCGGCTTGCCTGATTACATTAACGGGACCGGAATATTTGTCGATTTGGCTTCACCGCCTCAACTGGCCAAGGCTATGGCTGATTTGATGGAAGATGAGGCCCGGCGAGATCAATTAGGCCAAAGGGCCAGAAAAAGAGCCGTTGAGGAATTTAACTGGGATGAGGTAGCCAAGAAGGTGTTGGAGGTCTATAAAAAATAG
- a CDS encoding oligosaccharide flippase family protein, giving the protein MSYHSGIFMVGGLASKLVGFLLIPVYTRYLSPADYGILELLFVTLEVVTILAVLGVDSGLFKAFSFEAGSNEEKREVVSSAYYFILVASALIFGGLILLARPISSLLLKDTGDYSGLLRLLFMAGFLKANSIVPFKILRANLESIKYTLISLLGFVIAVSLNIYFIVGLNQGLAGIVYSDLISSLVVLTVNTIIAKPWLIFHFYWNELARMLRFGLPLVPTAMAYLIINISDRYFLEHLSTTSQLGLYSLGNKFSSIFHFIFLTPFLTVWPSIYFPLAKSEKASEELGQLFTYFWGVGVWLVLWLSFLIKPGIIIMAAPEFHSAYRVVPILLVSLLFYGVVQCVGIGMLIAGKTKYIPGLIMLAAGINLGLNSLLIPSYGMMGAAWATLFSYLVMSGLSWGVSQRIYPITYELRRVLKIGGAGCLLYGGWHLIQGGASTTRLIVSGILLSSMFPFLLYFMGVYHDKEIEIIKEKLKRWRITDYVFRNRKLVTIQPQSH; this is encoded by the coding sequence ATGAGTTATCATTCGGGTATATTTATGGTGGGGGGATTAGCCAGCAAATTAGTCGGCTTTCTGCTCATTCCGGTGTATACCAGGTATCTTAGCCCGGCTGACTACGGGATTCTGGAGCTGCTTTTTGTTACTTTAGAAGTAGTAACTATCTTGGCTGTTCTTGGGGTAGACAGCGGTCTATTTAAGGCCTTTTCTTTTGAGGCTGGTAGTAATGAAGAGAAAAGAGAAGTAGTTAGTTCAGCCTACTATTTTATCTTAGTCGCTTCGGCTTTAATCTTTGGCGGTCTGATCCTGTTGGCCCGACCGATCTCTTCTCTCTTGCTAAAAGACACAGGCGATTACTCTGGGCTTCTAAGGCTCCTTTTTATGGCCGGATTTTTAAAGGCTAATTCCATTGTCCCCTTTAAGATCCTCCGGGCCAATTTAGAATCGATAAAATATACCCTGATCAGTCTACTTGGTTTTGTCATTGCGGTGAGTCTAAATATCTATTTCATTGTTGGCCTGAACCAGGGGCTGGCCGGGATCGTTTACTCCGATCTAATCAGTTCTCTGGTGGTGTTGACGGTGAATACGATCATAGCCAAACCTTGGCTGATCTTTCATTTTTATTGGAATGAACTGGCCAGGATGCTCCGCTTTGGCCTACCGTTGGTGCCTACGGCCATGGCCTATCTGATAATCAATATCTCTGACCGGTATTTTTTGGAGCATCTATCCACTACCTCTCAACTGGGACTATATTCTCTGGGTAATAAATTTAGCTCTATTTTTCATTTTATATTTTTGACACCTTTTTTAACGGTCTGGCCGTCCATCTATTTCCCTCTGGCCAAATCCGAAAAAGCCAGCGAGGAATTGGGACAATTATTTACATATTTTTGGGGAGTTGGGGTATGGTTGGTTCTCTGGCTATCTTTTCTGATCAAACCGGGCATTATTATTATGGCTGCCCCAGAGTTTCATTCGGCCTACCGGGTCGTGCCTATTCTCCTTGTTTCCCTGCTCTTTTATGGGGTGGTTCAATGTGTAGGCATAGGCATGCTTATTGCCGGTAAGACCAAATATATACCTGGACTTATTATGTTGGCTGCCGGGATTAATCTGGGTCTGAATTCTCTATTAATCCCTTCTTACGGGATGATGGGGGCAGCCTGGGCAACCTTATTTTCATATCTGGTTATGTCCGGTCTTTCCTGGGGAGTCAGTCAGCGGATATATCCCATTACTTACGAACTGAGGAGGGTACTAAAGATCGGCGGGGCGGGTTGTCTTCTTTATGGCGGCTGGCACTTGATTCAAGGAGGGGCTTCGACTACCAGGCTGATAGTTAGTGGAATTCTTTTATCCTCAATGTTCCCTTTTCTCCTTTACTTTATGGGGGTCTATCACGATAAGGAGATAGAGATAATAAAGGAAAAGCTCAAGAGATGGCGGATTACGGATTATGTATTTCGAAATAGAAAACTCGTAACTATTCAGCCACAAAGCCACTAA